The uncultured Cohaesibacter sp. genomic sequence GGCTATTGTCTGGCAGGCGGCAAGCTGGATGAAAACAACCCGGCCATCAAGCATGACCTTGAAAATCCGCATACGCCGAAGTCGGCCATCGGAGCGCTGGTGGAAGCGCTGCGTCGGCGCCGTGATGCCGGCCTTGACGGCTTCACCATACTAAGCCTGGACAACTTGCCCTCCAACGGCAAGCTGTGTCAGCTGGCGGTGACGAGCTTCGTTGAAAATCTGGATGCCGAACTTGCCAAATGGATCAAGGCGCATGTGACATTCCCTTGCTCCATGGTTGACCGCATCGTTCCGGCCCTCACCGACGAGAGCCGCGCTCTCATCAAGGAAACCCTTGGTGGCATGGAAGATCCGAACGGCATCGTTTGTGAACCGTTCCGTCAGTGGGTTATCGAAGACAATTTCGTCAAGGGTCGCCCACAATGGGAAGAAGTCGGGGCCCAGTTCGTGCCAGACGTCGAGCCTTTTGAGGAAATGAAACTGCGCACCCTTAATGGTGCCCATTCCTTCCTCGCCTATCTTGGCTATCTGGGTGGCTATGAAACCATTGATGCCTGCATGGACGACGAGCATTACAAGAAAGCCGCCCACACCCTGATGGTCAAGGAGCAGCAGCCAACCCTGTCTGTTCCGGGAGACGTGGATCTGGATGCCTATGCAGACGCGCTGATCGCGCGCTTCTCCAATAGCCAGCTCAAACACAAGACCGCACAGATTGCCTCTGACGGCAGCCAGAAGCTGCCGCAGCGCATGCTGGCCTCCATTGCGTGGCACATGGACCATGACTCTGACTGGCCGCTGCTGGCGCTGGGTGTTGCCGGTTGGCTCCGCTTCATGACCGGCGAAGACGAAAATGGCCAGCCAACGCCGATCAATGATCCTCTCGCCGATCAGATCGCACAGAAGGCACTGCAGTTGCCAAACTGGGAAGCTTACATTAACGGCGTTTTGGAAATGGATGCAATTTTCCCTGCAAAACTGGCCCAAGATACTCACTTTGTGACGCGTATCAAAGCATCCTATGCTGCTTTGGTTCAGAGGGGTGCGAAGGCAACTGTGGCTGCCGTGCTCTCTTAGGACCATCAGGAGATGCCAATTTACAAGAAGCCTTCAGATCCTTGATTTGAGGGCTTCACTTTCATGCGGTCCATCGCTCATGACAGGAGAAATACCATGCAAACATTTCTAGGCCCTGATTTCCTGCTGGACACCGCAGCAGCGCGCCATCTTTACCATGACGTTGCAGCTGGCCTGCCGATTGTTGACTATCATAACCATCTCATCCCCGAGCAAATCGCGAATGACAAGAAATGGGATACCATCGGCGAAGCCTGGCTCGCAGGTGACCATTACAAATGGCGCGCCATGCGCTGGGCTGGCATTCCAGAAGAAAAATGCTCTGGAACAGCGTCTTTCCGCGAAAAATTCGACGCCTTCGCAAGCGTTGTCCCGAAATGCTTCGGCAACCCGCTCTATCACTGGACCCATCTGGAACTGCAGCGTTATTTCGGCATCAATGAGTTGCTTTCACCAGAAACCGCAGACATGATCTGGGAAAAGGCAAACGGCATGCTGGCTGAAGACAGCCACTCTGCACGCGGCCTGCTGCGCCAGCTCAAGGTTGAATTTGTCGGCACCACCGATGCTCCTTGCGACGATCTGGCCTTTCACAAACAGATAGCAGAAGACGCAAGCCTCAGTGACATGGTTGTGGCTCCAAGTTTCCGTCCCGATGTTGCCTACAAGATCGACCTGCCGGGCTTTGACGGTTTCATCGCAGATCTGGCCAAGATTGTCGGCTATTCCGTCGACAGCTATGCACCTTTGATGAAAGCCCTCATCGAACGGCTTGATCACTTTGTAGCTCATGGCTGCAAAGCAACCGACCACGGCATCGACGTTCTGCGCTTTGCCAAACCGGTTGACGAAGCCAGCCTTGATGCGATCATCGCCAAACGCCTTTCCGGCGAAGCACTGAGCGAGCTGGAAATCGCCCAGTTCCAGACCAACATGTTTGTTGACCTGTCCAAGGCTTATTATGAACGCGATCTGGTCATGCAGCTGCATATCGGCGCTGTGCGCAACAGCAACCATCGTCTCTTCAAGTCACTTGGTCCGGATGTTGGCGGAGATTCTATCAATGACCGTCCGATCGCTATCGAGCTGAACGGGCTGATGGGCGAAATGGACCGTGATGGTCACCTGCCGAAAACGGTTCTCTACCACCTCAACCCATCCTTCAACGAAGTCATCGTCTCCACGGCGGGCAACTTCCAGGATGGTGAAATTGCAGGCAAGGTACAGGCTGGCTCAGGCTGGTGGTTCAATGATCAGCTCAACGGTATGGAACGCCAGATGACCCAGCTTTCGCAGATGGGTCTGTTCTCCCATTTCATCGGCATGCTGACGGACAGTCGTTCCTTCCTGTCCTTCCCACGCCATGAATATTTCCGTCGTCTGGTCTGCCAGATGGTTGGTCGTTGGGTAGAAAATGGCCATGTGCCAAATGATACAGAAATGCTCGACAAGCTTGTGCGCGATGTTTGCTACCAAAATGCAGCAAACTGGTTCCTGCCGCAGAAGTAAGACTCCTGCTCTGACAGCATTCAGATGACAAAGCCAAATAGTCCGACGGATTGCAATCCGTCGGACTATTGCATATCTGGTACAAAAATATGCGTAAAATCATTAACGCAATTTTCTGGAAATTGATCAGAGTTTGTTCAATTGTGATATAAATTCAAAACAAGAGGAAATGCGAATATCAACCTTCGCCAATACAAACCAGCCAACAGAAGAGAATTCGACATTTCTACTCTTATATAAATCAAACAGAAACCAAGTACATCTGCCATGATGCTTCGCTTGTAAATCCTACTAATGAAAAGCATAAGGGATATACCATGCATCCAAAAGTCTCCCCGCTCCTTTCAGGAACAAAGGTTATTCCGGTTCTTGTGATCGAGAATACCGATGATGCCCAACCTCTAGCGCAATGCCTTGTCGATAACGGTCTGCCAGTGTTGGAAGTAACATTACGCAGCCACGAAGCGCTCAGGGCCATCGAAATCATCGCCAATCAGGTGCAAGATGCCGTGATCGGCGTTGGGTCCATTCTGTCCGAAATGCAGCTCAATGCAGCCCAGGCCGCTGGAGGCTGGTTCGGCGTATCTCCCGGCGTGTCCGAAAAGCTGTTACAGGCTCTCAAGCTCCACGACTGGCCCTTTCTGCCCGGCGCTTCCACGCTATCGGAGATCATGACACTCAGAGAATCCGGCTTCATGGAGCAGAAGCTTTTTCCGGCCAACATCGTAGATGGCATCCCGATGCTGCGCGCGATTGCCGGCCCTGTGAGCGATGTCTCATTCTGCCCGACGGGCGGCATCAGCCCCGACACTGCCGATGACTATCTTGTCGAGGACAATGTCTTTGCGATCGGCGGCAGCTGGATTGCCCCTGTCGATCTGATACGCGCCAAGGATTGGCATGAAATCGGGCGCCGCGCCCGCAATGCGGCCAATCTGGGCACGCAATGGCGCGCGGCCGTTTGATCCCTTTTGCAAACGGACACATCCCGCAAAGGCCGGCAGATCGCTCTGCGGCCTTTTGCTTATGAGACAATCGCGCTTGCCTTTGTGCCTGAGCACGGAGAAATAGGCGCTAGACCCAATGTGCCTTTTCACCTAGCATCGCGACCATATTCTTTTCTTTTTCATCGCCGGAGAGCGCTATGGCCTTGCGATATTCTGTTTCCTCTACCCTGTCCTTTCTTTGCAGCCACAGAAAATACTGGGTCGGTATGTGCGGCGCGGCTCTGCTGGGCCTTTCCTGCGGCAGCGTACAGGCGGCGGAGAATGATCCAATCATTGATCTACGGCTGTTCGGGGAGAATGTCATAGAAGGCCATAACGGGTGTCACCTTGCCTTCTGGCAAGCAAACAAGGCGCCTGAAACAGACAAATATGCCTATGTGTTTTATGCCCCTTTCAACGATGGAGAAGAATTGCCCGCATGGATGAAAGTGGGCAAGACCGTCTATGAATTCCAACGTCAGGATAGCAGCGCAACAAACGGGCAGACTCTGGAACCTCTGCGGCTCTATCGCACATCCAAAGGCACTTTTACCACACTCATAGAGGTGCTGGATCAACATACCTCCGGCAACGCCATCGTCGTCGATAAAGCCAAGCTAACCATCACCCGCGCCAAGCATTACCCCTTCGTGATCTCGGTCAAGGGCGGCATTTTCTGTCCGCAACAGCCGGAACAGACACAAGCCCCGCAAGAACCTCAACCGAACAAGGCAGCAAGCAACAGCGTAATTCAGGTCGATCCACCCTTTGGCGATCCGGTACCGCTGGGCAAGGCGGTCCCCTTTGACAGTCTCGATGCTGTGCCGCGAGGTATACGCAATGCCATCCGCAGGGATGCGCCGGACTGCGCAATGGAGCAAACGGCAGGCATTGGCGCCCATTATGCCATCAGCGACGCCATAACCCTTTGGAAAGTGCCCTGCAACCTCTATGCCCGCACGGGAAGCTCCACCTATGTGGTCAGCATGAATGACAATACGGACTATTCGACCGTCTTGCCCTTCCCCTCTCTGCCCGGAATCGAGACCCATGATGGCAGCAACGAGATCCGCAATCCTCAAATGGACCCAGCAAGCGGCACAGTGACCTCGGAATTTTATGACGGGGATGGTACCTGCGGCAGCTTTGCGGCCTATCAGTTGCGTTCCGTGGAAGGAGAGGCCTTGGAGTTTTTCCTGACGGAATATCGCGAAAAGCCGAATTGTGACGGCGTGGAGACCAGTGCTCGCCAATTCCCTCTCGTCTATTCCGCTCGATAAAGCTCCTG encodes the following:
- a CDS encoding fructuronate reductase, whose amino-acid sequence is MTISDLLNAPGNPQLPDYDRKGLRPRLIHLGFGAFARAHWMSYHQDFLLKHPASDWGVVVSDILFGADRFAQLEENDHLYSVLEHGDAGSNLRIIGSIVKTAHPERGGMNAFFAPFLEPDVAIVSMTVTEKGYCLAGGKLDENNPAIKHDLENPHTPKSAIGALVEALRRRRDAGLDGFTILSLDNLPSNGKLCQLAVTSFVENLDAELAKWIKAHVTFPCSMVDRIVPALTDESRALIKETLGGMEDPNGIVCEPFRQWVIEDNFVKGRPQWEEVGAQFVPDVEPFEEMKLRTLNGAHSFLAYLGYLGGYETIDACMDDEHYKKAAHTLMVKEQQPTLSVPGDVDLDAYADALIARFSNSQLKHKTAQIASDGSQKLPQRMLASIAWHMDHDSDWPLLALGVAGWLRFMTGEDENGQPTPINDPLADQIAQKALQLPNWEAYINGVLEMDAIFPAKLAQDTHFVTRIKASYAALVQRGAKATVAAVLS
- the uxaC gene encoding glucuronate isomerase, which codes for MQTFLGPDFLLDTAAARHLYHDVAAGLPIVDYHNHLIPEQIANDKKWDTIGEAWLAGDHYKWRAMRWAGIPEEKCSGTASFREKFDAFASVVPKCFGNPLYHWTHLELQRYFGINELLSPETADMIWEKANGMLAEDSHSARGLLRQLKVEFVGTTDAPCDDLAFHKQIAEDASLSDMVVAPSFRPDVAYKIDLPGFDGFIADLAKIVGYSVDSYAPLMKALIERLDHFVAHGCKATDHGIDVLRFAKPVDEASLDAIIAKRLSGEALSELEIAQFQTNMFVDLSKAYYERDLVMQLHIGAVRNSNHRLFKSLGPDVGGDSINDRPIAIELNGLMGEMDRDGHLPKTVLYHLNPSFNEVIVSTAGNFQDGEIAGKVQAGSGWWFNDQLNGMERQMTQLSQMGLFSHFIGMLTDSRSFLSFPRHEYFRRLVCQMVGRWVENGHVPNDTEMLDKLVRDVCYQNAANWFLPQK
- the eda gene encoding bifunctional 4-hydroxy-2-oxoglutarate aldolase/2-dehydro-3-deoxy-phosphogluconate aldolase — protein: MHPKVSPLLSGTKVIPVLVIENTDDAQPLAQCLVDNGLPVLEVTLRSHEALRAIEIIANQVQDAVIGVGSILSEMQLNAAQAAGGWFGVSPGVSEKLLQALKLHDWPFLPGASTLSEIMTLRESGFMEQKLFPANIVDGIPMLRAIAGPVSDVSFCPTGGISPDTADDYLVEDNVFAIGGSWIAPVDLIRAKDWHEIGRRARNAANLGTQWRAAV